CGCGACCTGGGCAGCCGCTGCCAGTTTCCGTTGCACCTGGGCCTGACCGAGGCCGGCATGGGCAGCAAGGGCATCGTTGCCTCCAGCGCCGCGCTGGCGGTGCTGCTGCAGGAAGGCATCGGCGACACCATCCGCATCTCGCTGACCCCGCAGCCGGGCGAGGCGCGCACCAAGGAAGTGGTGGTGGCGCAGGAACTGCTGCAGACCATGGGTCTGCGCTCGTTCACCCCGCTGGTTACCGCCTGCCCCGGCTGTGGCCGCACCACCAGCACTTTCTTCCAGGAACTGGCCGACAGCATCCAGCTGTACCTGCGCGAGCAGATGCCGGTATGGCGCCTGCAGTACCCGGGTGTGGAAGACATGAAAGTGGCGGTGATGGGCTGCGTGGTGAACGGCCCTGGCGAGTCCAAGCTGGCCGACATCGGCATCAGCCTGCCGGGTACCGGCGAAGTGCCGGTGGCGCCGGTATACGTGGACGGGCAGAAGGACGTGACCCTGAAGGGCGACAATATCGCTGCCGAGTTCAAGGCCATCGTCGACCACTACGTGCACAGCCGCTACGGCGAGGGCGGCGCCAAGCGCCGTGAGCAGGCGAGCCGCACCATCCCGATCAAGTCGCTGTAACGGCGGCCAAAGTAAAGAATCTGACTGTTTCCGGAACACACAATGGCACAAAAAATACAAGCGATTCGCGGCATGAACGACGTGCTGCCCGCCGAGTCGCACCAGTGGGAATTTTTCGAAAACGTGCTGCGCGGCTGGCTGCATGACTATGGCTACCAGAACATCCGCACTCCCATCGTGGAAAGCACGCCGCTGTTCGTGCGTTCCATCGGTGAAGTGACCGACATCGTCGAAAAGGAAATGTACTCCTTTAACGACAGCCTGAACGGCGACCCGCTGACCCTGCGCCCGGAATGCACCGCCGGTACCCTGCGCGCGGTGGTGGAGCACAACCTGCTGTACAACACTACGCAGAAGCTGTGGTACATGGGCCCGATGTTCCGTCACGAGCGCCCGCAGAAAGGCCGCTACCGCCAGTTCCACCAGGTGGGCGTGGAAGCGCTGGGCATGCCGGGGCCGGACATCGATGCCGAGATCATCGCCATGACCGCCGAACTGTGGCGTCGTCTGGGCCTGGCCGGCAATGTGCGCCTGGAAATCAACACCCTGGGCAACAAGCAGGAGCGCGCCGCGCACCGCGAAGCGCTGATCAAGCACCTGGAAGCCCACGTCGACATCCTGGACGAAGACGGCAAGCGCCGCCTGTACACCAACCCGCTGCGCGTGCTGGATACCAAGAACCCGGCGCTGCAGGAAATGGCCAATGCCGCACCGCGGCTGATCGACTACCTGGGCGAGGAATCGCGCCAGCACTACGAGAACTGGAAGGCGCTGATTACCGCGCTGGACATCGAGTACGTGGAAAACCCGCGCCTGGTGCGCGGCCTCGACTACTACAACCAGTCGGTATTCGAGTGGGTAACCACCGACCTGGGCTCGCAGGGCACCGTGTGTGCCGGTGGCCG
This Vogesella sp. LIG4 DNA region includes the following protein-coding sequences:
- the hisS gene encoding histidine--tRNA ligase, yielding MAQKIQAIRGMNDVLPAESHQWEFFENVLRGWLHDYGYQNIRTPIVESTPLFVRSIGEVTDIVEKEMYSFNDSLNGDPLTLRPECTAGTLRAVVEHNLLYNTTQKLWYMGPMFRHERPQKGRYRQFHQVGVEALGMPGPDIDAEIIAMTAELWRRLGLAGNVRLEINTLGNKQERAAHREALIKHLEAHVDILDEDGKRRLYTNPLRVLDTKNPALQEMANAAPRLIDYLGEESRQHYENWKALITALDIEYVENPRLVRGLDYYNQSVFEWVTTDLGSQGTVCAGGRYDGLIEQLGGKPAPGIGFGMGMERVLLLLAEKGRLPERRSVDVFIVNQGAGATAYAMQLAQQLRQGGMSVVQHMGDASFKSQMKKADGSGALVALIIGENEVSTGQVVVKPLRAELEQQTVSAAELVATIARFKAE